The window CTAAGCCCACTGTATCAATAAAAACATGATCCCTTTTCAAAACAAGCTGTGAAATTCGGCGAACCTGCAGAATTCAGAATCTTACTTATTTTTAAGCACAAACATGCTATACATAAATCGCAGAAAGAATGGCATGCTATGAATTATGTGAAAGAAATAAATGACCTCTTTAGGAATTGTGGCAGAAAACAGCAAGGATTGTCTCTGACGTGGCACACAATCAACGATTTTCTCTATATCCTTCCGAAACCCCAAGTCTAATAAGTGGTCAGCTTCATCAAGTATAAGTACTTTAAGACCCATCAAACGCATTGAGAAGCCAGATTTGTTCTCAATGTGATCCAATAACCTTCCAGGAGTTGCCACTATAATCTGCAAAAAGTTAAAGATAAAAGCTAATATTTGCTTCAATGTGCTAATGCAACAAGCAAggtgtttttattattatataattgGGTTCCCACTAACCTCATTAAGAAGATGAACTTTATAAATGTGTCCATGCAGAGATTGAGTTCTGTGAGATCTTAAAGCCAGCCAACTAGATAAAGAGCACTGCTAAGGCTGCTAGCAAGAGTAAGACTCATGTTCTCACTCTAGCCAATATGACACATTTGTAGCAATATccagggccattcatcatgtcGGCCCATGTGAGTGCTGTTGTCTGAAAATTAGATCAGTCGAGTCTTCAGATGTGTTGCATATGTACATAGAGTATGGACTCTTGGTCTTTTTTCTCTGAACATTTCTCTCTTTgagcatttgtggcccacctgatgactaacCAGCCTATCTTTGGGCCATAGCACATACACATTGAACCCACCAGGCCAGATATCAAACATAGCAAATGCAGTAAGAGTGAGATTGAAAATCCTACTCTGGCAAGTAGCTTCACATTCTCCTAGATAAATGAGATAGATTTCATGTGGGTTCCAAGAGATATGCACCAGTAAACAAGGGTGCGCTTCAAATTTTTATACAACCCAGGTAAACAAAGGGAAAATTAAAAAGTATAACTAAAGGCAAACCTGGCAAGGATCTGATTCGAGGTGTTTCTGATCAATCTTGAACCGTGTACCTCCAATTAGTGTTTGGACACCTATGCCATCATGGTATTTCAGAAACACATTTGCCTCTGCAGCAATCTGACTGGCAAGCTCCCTTGTGGGACAAAGAACAAGAGCAAGTATTGGCGGCACCCTCTGATTCATACTGCTACTTGTGGCCATAAGAACTGTTTCAATTGCAGGAAGCTGTTTTCGTTCAACAATGTGTACAAAAGAAAACAGGCAAGATGTTATAAACAATAACTGGATCATTAACAAAATAACTGGTGTACCAAAAATGCTGCACTCTTGCCCGTGCCTGTTTTGGCTTTGACTAAAACATCCTTTCCTGCTCCAATTTGATAGTATGGTCAGTTAAAAACTTATAGAGAAGCACGTCTCAAAATAATGAGATTCTCAAGAAGCAGTTACAAAAGTATTTTCTATcagaaaaatatcaaagaaatgaaTAGGTGATAAGAGTTTCAATTGAGAcatcaaataaaaatcaaatgcATAAACCAGTGAAAACCATCCGGAAGTGCATGCAATTATAGCTGTGGATATATGCAAAAACTTCTTTTGATAAATATTGCATGCACAAGATCTCCTCAAGAAGACCATTTTATACACTAAGTCATGCTTCTGTTTTACCACCAAGGTACTAGAAAATGGTACTATGACTGCAAAAATCCAAACTCTATTCTTCCACAATACAAGTCGATGTTCTTGGTAGGCATGAAAAGACAATTTTCATCGTGGAAGCACAAATCACTAATATCATCAGGCAACCAGAATGGAAGAATAAGTTCAATTGAGTTCAGAGTACAAAAACCAAGCATCCAAAGTATTTAAACCAACATACCATCAAGACAAGAAGGAAGTGCAGACTCTTGCACCATGGTCATCTGCACATAACCAGCCAAAGAAAGTGCCTTGATTGTCAATGGAGAAATATTGCACTCATCAAACCTGGGAAACAGAAATAGAAAAACATTACCCATATAACCAATGATGGTAAAAAGAGAAATAGCTACAAATTCCATTCACATGCATTAAACTAATTTTAGCATAGGGCATGCCAACCATGGCGTCATTCCTTTGCAGCAATgattatggccatccatcacaaacacaaaGTATTGAATATTAAAATCTGAACTTAGttggatccggcgaaagatagaactttcatcttgcaataggtccgtctaacgatccaagtggattttctaatctagaaaatatgaattttctggattgagaaatttgaaaatttcagaaaaaaattggtggttcttcaaatttaggctttgggtgatgggttttgaagaatgtcaaaatatgtaaatgtgaggatgaaaatcttttaagatgtaatgatttagataaaaaagaaacagggtcggcttctagatctaaagattttaggagaaaaggaagagaataggGTTAAAGAAGAGAGTACCtcgagaaaagaaagaaggagagagaagtagagaatgagaaatcacttccctgggccttacgccctcttccaatcactggaagtcgaagacgaaatcgtcagaagcaaaagctttcttcttcttttttttcttcaaacataacataacattctttaggtttagggtaaaacacccttataaattcgtaattacatgaaattaccaaaatacccctactaaaaaaattcaaaaaaaaaaaaaaaaaattggcacaAAAATTGTGGgcaaactgtctcaaaacttaaataactcaaatgttcataaactaaattcaaattcaagatgcCCGATGGGCCCTGATAATAGCGTCGTGAAGGTGGCACAATGAAGGTGGGTCGTGACGATCCAACGGTTCAAATGTCTCCttcaagcaacttacacatgtcataaacacatgtgtaaggtcttcaacctctaaaGACCCAACCCGTacccgtcatctaaccacattgacaccgTGTGACGCACGCCTCTTgcattgatatactttgaatggcctggtGTCCACATCAGGAACAAACATGGTTCCATTGTATCAAattctgaccatggatctaaaaTGCATCCACCATTCTCATAACAAGACAACCATGTGATGGTTGCATGCATGCAAGACCTTGAAACTATCCAGGTTCATTATATTAAAAAGATCACTATTTGAAAGATTTCTTTCCTTCATCCTCATGCCACTTCTATTTACACCACATTCACCATTCCTAAAACATAACAAGCACAATAAACGTGCATACGTGCTATATagtgcatgcatacatgcatgcatgtatcaTATATGGCCAAATGATCCCATGGACCACTCCAATTAGGACACCTGGACGGCCCATCATACTTTTCATGACAAATCATGAAAAGGGCATCCCAATGGGATGATTCAAACCATCGATAAGATGGCCTTCCAGATTGCAGCGGTTCCTTTCCAACAAATGGATAGGATGGTTAGAATACATGATaaaagtgatgttttagaacccataagcaatccatgatgagcCCCGGAAAATAAATGTATCAGACTGTTGATTGGACCAACTTTTTATACAAATTATCTTGACCATACATTTCATAGGCTATTGATCAGATGTTTTCAGTTGGTTATGTGATGGAACTAACGGACAGCCCTGGTCGGTTTATCAAACTGTTCAAGCGTCCTGAATATACTGTGGTGGGGTGGACACCATGTGATCATTTTCCTGCATTTATGCATATGAATTCACATCAATCTCAAGCACACAGATTACTCCACACAAAGCAAATAATTTCTCTATCCACATACCTCTTCTGACTAAGAAGTGACTCCTCTTTCTCTTCATTCCTTTTGTGTTCATTCCCAGCTAAATTCCTAAGATTCACCTCATCCCGGATCAACCGAACTTCCTCTGAAAGCACATCCCCTCTTTCATAAGCCTTCGGGGCCCACCTCTTCACCTTCGCATCATACTCCCCCAAAGCAGCGCTACTCATCAACTTCTTCCGGCTAATCCTCCCTTCTGAATTCGGCTCCCCCTTGTCAGTCTTAAACCTCGGCCACCTCGAACTCCCAGCCGCTTGGAAACCAAAATCCCCCTCATCACCACTTGACGAACTCCCTGTcaccctaaatccaaccctcgaTCTTGATCTCCTTCCTGCCTCCACCGTGTAATGCCTCCGGCCCGACAGATCAAAATCGTGCTGGCCCGAGACAATCTTGCCCAAATCGAGCGGTGAATCAGCAGATCTGATCATCGGACGAGACCGAGGATTGGGCGGTTTCACTGGGCCATCATCTTCATTCCAGAGATCTTCAGCTCCTTCTTTCATAAACCGATCAGCAAGGGCTTTCACGTGGTCCTTCGGCGTCATCGCGCTGAAACTTTTTGACGCATCTGGGCCGTCGGAAGGAGGATCTGATCTTCCGGCAAGCTTCGCACGAATCTCGGAACGGATTCGAGCTTCGTAAAGTTGTTTCTCGTGTCTGAGGAGCTTCTGCTCCTTTTCCTTGGCTTTCTTCTCGTGGAGGCGTTTCCACTGCCATTTGTTGAGGCCGCCAGGGAAGGTGCGAGGCCCACCGCCCATGCGGCGGATGAAGGAGAAGTTGGAGCGGAGGAGGTTCGAGAAGGTTCTAGAACGTTCTAGGAGGAGGAGTGAAGAAGGAGAAGGCATggctagggtttagggttttgaagCCAAGACGGGAGTGAGGAAAATGGCACGAGGGGTTTTTTTGAACGAGGAAGAGGGTACGCGAATTGCCTGCGCCCCGCCAACAGAATTTCTGTCGCGGAAGTTACGTGGAGCCCACCGCAATGTAATGTCCATGAgacatccactccctccatcagtttGGCACGCTCACGTTAAGACGAGAATCCGAAAACGAGACATCCAAAACTGGTGAGCCACGCCACGGGAAGCAGTGATAACGTgttcgagattattttaaggaaataaatttgaaaacataaaaaaatgtgtgtttgtgtgtgtgtgtgtgtgtgtgtatatatatatatatatatatatatagaggcatgctcacctgcacacctacGCACATGTGcccctttgcacacatgtcatgtcatgggtgtctaatccgaacaTTCCATGTGATGTGAAATacagaatcccataaaaccccaagggacaaatttttaCCCTAATGTAAAATTCTGATGGGTTAAGGGAGGAAGCTAttttcatttctcatggcccaccaaagttttggatcaaagtataaaAATTGGActcggggggtttcacgaggtgttgcttcacatggacactttagattttggagtcacatcatgtatgatgagttctcaaaatagTTCGCACAAGTTCCATGCAAACTGGTGCACAGCTGAGCATTCAGCTACATATATATaaagcgcgcgcacacacacgaagaaaacagtttcctcccttgattttcatttctctttgctatgacctactagaattttagatcatgtgaaaatttgtccctttgtgtttcatgggattctgtatcacatggaccattcgaattagacacccatgacaagTGTGCAAAGGTGCCCATGTGTgtaggtgtgcaggtgagcatgactctacacacacacaccaagctGGAGCAAGTATATGATACCATGTCCTTGAGGGCCCGTTTGgtcgggtggattgaaagggattgaatggtatttgggtggatggcatggatttctaggtaatgatggtgttgtcagtggaatgtcttgagatacatgggattgctatatccccggattgctatatccattctgtttggcacgcccaaccaatcccgggatttaaacCTTCCCaacccttccaatccctcaaaccaatcACAGctcaggcaaatttgaatggattaaggtggattggatgggatttaaaggtaatgatagtgttgtcagtggattgtcttaagacccatgggattgggatcaaatCACCGACTCTATTTGGCACACcgcccaatcccaggatttaacttccaatcccttccaataccatccaatcccctccaatccgaccggccaaacgggccctgaaGTTTAATTTGCCCTTCTCCAATTGAATTGAGACATTTGATATGAATATAAGTAAATCGCTTCTAAGATACAACAAGCCTTTGTAAGATCCGTGCAGCAATCATGAAAAGACCTCCATAGAAACTTGGTGACATAGTTCATGTCTTGGGCAAACTCGTCGAGTGCTCAAATTCAATGACTCGAAATTCGAGCAACTGAAATCGAATTCTAATTTATTTGGTTTGGACTTGGATGATTGTGGACCGGGAAGGTCCTATTTATATAGCATATGGGGTGTGGACCATTATTAGGTGGTCATTTATGGTTCATAACGTTTGTGAAACATTTCTGACTATCGATACTAAATTTTGATCATTTCAGACCATTAAATCAACGATCTGACCATTGAATTATCACCAGCTAATTGCTTTTAGACTGTTTTGGCTATTAAAGCTACTGGCCATTTTAAAAAATGGTCGATTGTTTCTAATCATTGATCTAAACGATCCGTAAGGTCATGAGAGAGCGACCAATCTGCTACACGATGCGAAGTGCGAAATGCGAAGTGCGCCAACTAACgtcactacagccacactgcccataCTCATGCCTAAGCTTGAGCCTAAGCGCGCGCATACGCATTAGAACACAACCCAAGCATATCTCTATCCAttttccaagtaagaatacttaaTAGCTTATAAACTAAAAGTTTTCTCCCACTCTATCCAATGTGGGATTAAAGaaaatcttttctttttgttttttcctttggttttttcaaaagaattttgaaggaaaaatgaattttttaaattttttggaaaatcttttctttttattttaaacaAAAAATCTCAATAATCCCCCACTTGGTTTTTAAATCTAAGAAAATTCTGTCATAAATAAGTGACAACTCTTATGCATAGATAAATATATCTTTACAATTTGAATATTTCCTTAATATAAGTAATTATAGTTTTCTCAAATTTCCTAGTAGCCACAGCTTTAAACTAGTTATTCCTTAATGATAAAGTCAAAGATACCACATAAATAATAGcatctacattatatgagttcccttagggcctgtttggccgaatgaatcccatgggattaggagggatgggatggattttaaggtaatgatggtggtgacagtggattggtttaaaatccatgggattgttatatcccgggacaagttcatcgagtctgtttggcatgcccgacaTATCTCGAGATTTttccttccaatccgtccaaccaaacacgccccaggcatgattgaacgggattaggagggatgagatcaattttaaggtaatgatggtgatgtcagtggattggtttaagatccatgggtttactatatcccgagacaagttcatcgggtctgtttggctcgtttggcatatcccaagattttaccatcccatccctcctaatccctcttaatctgctcggccaaacaggcccttatataTACTCGCTTAACActtttaatggtcatgtgcttatctTGTTTCATAAATGACTCCGAGAGAAACTCTTACTCTCATGAGAGGCAGTACCACCTCTATATTCACATATGTAACATCCTTCTAGGGTTTCCGTTACTATTTAAAACATATGTTctttatattagatttcattaagaGTGCCAATACTCAACCCTATATTTGTAATGGCCAGCATTATTCATCCTAGATGAAGTTCTATATGGTCTTAGTATTGAagctttccacatatcagtgacttgttcttacccattgaaCCCAAACCTATAGATTTTCTAATTGGGTTGGGtttccatcactggtggaactttggttgaagagtgtCAACCACTTGACTTTAAATGTTGTCCCTACTACTCTTTTTAGAGGTTTAATAAAAGGATCAACTAAGTTATTACTTGAGTTCACACATGAGATCACAATGACTCCATCTTGAATCAACTGTATTACATAATCATGTCTCAAAGTTATGTATTTGGACTTTTCATTATATGTGCGGTTGTAGGCTCTTGCCAGAGTGGCTTCACAATGAAGTGAGACAACCGGTATAGGCTTCGCACAGAACGGGATTTCTAACAAAAGATCTCTAAGCCACTCAGTCTCATTGCCAGTTGTAGCCAAGGATATGAACTTAAGACTCAATCGTCGAGTgtgttatgcaagtttgtttcttgaaATCTCAAGAAATAATtgcacctcctaaggtgaatatcTACTTTGTTATGGGCTTGTTGTCACATGTACTCGATATCTAATTGGCATCGGTATATCTTTCCAATACAGTCGAAAACTATGAGTAAAATAGCCCCAGTTCTTTGGTTTCCTTTAGGTAAATAAGAACTCTACTAATAGCTTTCTAGTGTTCTACACTATGATTACTAGTAAATCCACTTAATTTACTCACAACATATACTATATctggtcttgtgcattgcatagcatacataagactccctataataCTAGCATattctagttgtgcaactgctcttctatcattttcttttaactttATACTTGGATCAAATTGAGTTTTTATATCTTTGATTTTCAATTGGTTAAACTTGTTTGATATTTTCTCCAATGTAATGAGATTAACACATCGCATAACCCCCACTATGTTTTTAAATTTTGATACCTAGTATGATATTCACttatccaagatccttcattttaaaaatAGAGGATAGAAACCTCTtagtttcagttacaccttccatttgtTGCTGataattaacatgttatcaatataTAAACATATCATCACTGTATAATCATTACAAATTTAAAAGTATATGATTGTTAAATTTCATAATCTTAAAAGGAACACAAGCACTTATGAAGATactcttcgacaactcatgaagaatTGTTAAAAActc of the Magnolia sinica isolate HGM2019 chromosome 7, MsV1, whole genome shotgun sequence genome contains:
- the LOC131251354 gene encoding probable DEAD-box ATP-dependent RNA helicase 48, producing the protein MPSPSSLLLLERSRTFSNLLRSNFSFIRRMGGGPRTFPGGLNKWQWKRLHEKKAKEKEQKLLRHEKQLYEARIRSEIRAKLAGRSDPPSDGPDASKSFSAMTPKDHVKALADRFMKEGAEDLWNEDDGPVKPPNPRSRPMIRSADSPLDLGKIVSGQHDFDLSGRRHYTVEAGRRSRSRVGFRVTGSSSSGDEGDFGFQAAGSSRWPRFKTDKGEPNSEGRISRKKLMSSAALGEYDAKVKRWAPKAYERGDVLSEEVRLIRDEVNLRNLAGNEHKRNEEKEESLLSQKRFDECNISPLTIKALSLAGYVQMTMVQESALPSCLDGKDVLVKAKTGTGKSAAFLLPAIETVLMATSSSMNQRVPPILALVLCPTRELASQIAAEANVFLKYHDGIGVQTLIGGTRFKIDQKHLESDPCQIIVATPGRLLDHIENKSGFSMRLMGLKVLILDEADHLLDLGFRKDIEKIVDCVPRQRQSLLFSATIPKEVRRISQLVLKRDHVFIDTVGLGGLETHAKVLQSYLVAPHEHHFHIVHYLLKEHITRVIDYKVIVFCTTAMVTSLLFLLLRELKMNVREMHSRKPQLYRTRISDEFRESKRLILVTSDVSARGMNYPDVTLVIQVGIPTDREQYIHRLGRTGREGKAGEGKVVLAPWEEYFLDEIKDLPLEKSPLPHLDSDLKAKVEESMARIDTSVKEAAYHAWLGFYNSIREIGRDKTTLVELANRFGDSIGLMTTPALFRKTANKMGLRDIPGIRIRK